In Aciduliprofundum sp. MAR08-339, a single window of DNA contains:
- a CDS encoding metallophosphoesterase: MKIGIISDTHDNIESAKRAATIFREEKVDYVFHLGDFVAPFTLRIFEGLKLYGVFGNNDGERLLLSKVAGELDFVISEAPFEMDVERKKFLLLHGWGSVDRTRSIVDSFAKSGNYNFVLYGHTHRRDLRKIGNTRIINPGEACGYLTGTKSIALLNLDNASVRFVVLD, encoded by the coding sequence ATGAAGATAGGGATAATAAGCGATACCCACGACAATATTGAGTCTGCAAAAAGGGCGGCCACCATATTCAGGGAGGAGAAAGTGGATTACGTATTCCATCTGGGTGACTTTGTGGCACCTTTCACCCTAAGAATATTTGAAGGTTTAAAACTCTACGGGGTTTTTGGAAACAACGATGGGGAGAGGTTGCTTCTTTCCAAAGTTGCGGGGGAGTTGGATTTTGTAATTTCAGAGGCTCCTTTTGAGATGGATGTTGAGAGAAAGAAATTCCTGCTTTTGCACGGGTGGGGCAGTGTTGATAGAACAAGGAGCATCGTTGATTCTTTCGCAAAATCTGGAAACTACAATTTTGTACTCTATGGCCACACCCACAGGAGGGATCTGAGAAAAATAGGAAATACAAGAATAATAAATCCTGGAGAAGCGTGCGGATATTTGACAGGCACGAAGAGCATAGCACTCCTGAATCTGGACAATGCTTCCGTGAGATTTGTCGTGCTTGATTGA
- the fbp gene encoding fructose-1,6-bisphosphate aldolase/phosphatase, whose protein sequence is MSKITISLIKADVGGWPGHSTVHPDLIETAKETLQKAKDEHILEDFHVTGVGDDLQLIMTHRKGVDSEEIHKLAWNTFEKATAVAKELKLYGAGQDLLKDAFSGNIRGMGPGIAEMEITERKSEPIVAFMMDKTEPGAFNLPIYRIFGDPFNTAGLVIDPSMHDGFTFEVWDIMEHKKVLLHTPAEMYDLLALIGAKSRYVIKRVYATETNPKVKGEVVAVVSTEKLYQIAGEYVGKDDPVALVRAQSGCPALGEVLEPFAFPHLVSGWMRGSHNGPLMPVSIKQAHCTRFDGPPRVAALGFQVANGKLVGPVDLFDDPAFDRARETAEYIADYMRRHGPFEPHRLPLEDMEYTTLPKVLKKLQDRFESL, encoded by the coding sequence ATGAGCAAGATAACAATTAGTTTGATAAAGGCGGATGTCGGGGGCTGGCCCGGACATTCCACGGTGCATCCGGATCTGATTGAGACGGCAAAGGAGACCTTGCAGAAGGCAAAGGATGAACACATACTGGAGGATTTCCATGTAACAGGTGTGGGAGATGATCTCCAGCTCATAATGACACATCGCAAGGGTGTGGATAGTGAGGAGATTCACAAACTCGCCTGGAACACTTTTGAGAAGGCAACGGCCGTTGCCAAGGAACTCAAACTATACGGTGCAGGCCAGGATCTGCTCAAGGACGCGTTCAGCGGAAACATACGCGGCATGGGGCCGGGAATAGCGGAGATGGAGATAACAGAGAGGAAGAGCGAACCCATAGTGGCATTTATGATGGATAAAACGGAGCCGGGAGCGTTTAACCTGCCCATATATCGCATATTTGGAGATCCTTTCAACACCGCCGGGCTCGTGATAGATCCCAGTATGCACGATGGCTTTACCTTTGAAGTCTGGGACATAATGGAGCACAAGAAGGTCCTGCTTCACACCCCCGCGGAGATGTATGACCTTCTCGCATTGATTGGAGCCAAGAGCAGGTATGTCATCAAAAGAGTTTATGCTACAGAGACCAATCCCAAGGTAAAGGGTGAGGTTGTGGCCGTGGTTAGCACGGAGAAACTGTACCAGATTGCAGGAGAGTACGTGGGTAAGGATGATCCCGTCGCACTTGTACGAGCGCAGAGCGGGTGCCCAGCTCTGGGTGAGGTCCTAGAGCCATTCGCATTCCCCCACCTTGTATCAGGATGGATGCGCGGCTCACATAACGGTCCACTGATGCCTGTGAGCATAAAGCAGGCACACTGCACCAGATTTGATGGTCCGCCGAGAGTGGCGGCCCTCGGATTCCAGGTAGCCAATGGAAAACTTGTGGGTCCCGTGGATCTATTTGACGACCCCGCCTTCGATCGTGCCAGGGAAACTGCTGAATACATAGCGGATTATATGCGCCGCCACGGCCCATTTGAGCCACATCGCCTCCCTCTGGAGGACATGGAGTACACTACGCTTCCAAAGGTGCTGAAGAAACTGCAGGATAGGTTTGAATCTCTCTGA
- the feoB gene encoding ferrous iron transport protein B: MLIALAGNPNTGKTSLFNAITGAHQHIGNWPGVTVEKKEGTVTFEGEKITIVDLPGTYSLTAYSLEEIITRNFILDEQPDVVIDVIDATNLERNFYLLTELMELTNRIVVALNMFDEAKRKYKLDVNKIESLLGLPVVPTVAIKGQGVKELLHQALHGSFAAKKIYYPEDVERRIGILEEKLKDLDLNNPRWHAIKLIENDVEVRKKIASLGRRDLLHLAEHLRHEIEDIYGDDIETLMASFRYSFAHGLFHEVAVPINVGGVTITDMIDHVVAHRIFGLPIFLVILYLSFEFVFTVAAPFQDAIDFIFNGKDVASGHINGLIDISYNWMASFMPSWASSFINYGMFRGLAAVLTFTPIIMLLFLILSILEDSGYLARVAFLMDRLMRKIGMEGRGIISLMLGFGCNVPAVMSTRALKNERERKLSIALNPLIPCGARIQVFAFLTSIFFERHQALVLWSLLLLSMVVVALLGYIYSKTIFKGRAEPFVMELPPYRVPSVKGILIHMWEKSEGFLRKAGTIIIGAAGIIWLLAALPWGVKFGGPESYIGQFAKFMGPLGAPFGITPEAIIALFFGFFAKEVVITAFYSIYQTKAAMMAAMTPLQAYSLLAFILFYTPCVATLATIYNETRSKKFVLFVIAEGFALAMLFSFLIYNIGSLLGVGS, encoded by the coding sequence GTGCTCATAGCCCTGGCAGGGAACCCCAATACGGGAAAAACGAGTTTGTTCAACGCTATTACCGGGGCGCATCAGCACATAGGCAACTGGCCGGGAGTGACCGTGGAAAAAAAGGAGGGCACCGTGACATTTGAGGGAGAGAAAATAACCATTGTGGACCTGCCGGGAACGTATTCCCTCACGGCATACTCCCTTGAAGAAATCATAACCAGAAATTTCATACTTGATGAGCAACCGGATGTTGTAATAGACGTGATTGATGCCACCAATCTGGAGAGAAATTTCTACCTCCTCACAGAACTCATGGAACTCACAAACAGAATCGTTGTGGCACTCAACATGTTTGATGAGGCAAAGAGGAAGTACAAACTGGATGTGAACAAAATAGAGTCCCTTCTGGGGCTTCCTGTGGTACCCACCGTGGCAATAAAGGGACAGGGCGTTAAAGAACTTCTGCATCAGGCCCTCCACGGCAGTTTTGCTGCGAAAAAAATTTACTATCCCGAGGATGTGGAGCGGAGAATCGGAATCTTGGAGGAAAAATTGAAGGATCTGGATTTGAATAACCCAAGATGGCATGCAATAAAACTGATAGAGAACGATGTGGAGGTGCGCAAAAAAATTGCAAGCCTTGGAAGGAGAGATCTCCTGCACCTTGCAGAGCATTTGAGACACGAAATTGAGGACATTTACGGGGATGACATAGAAACTTTGATGGCATCCTTCAGGTATTCCTTTGCCCACGGTCTGTTTCACGAGGTAGCCGTTCCCATAAATGTGGGTGGCGTGACCATAACCGACATGATTGACCACGTGGTTGCCCACAGGATCTTCGGGCTACCCATATTTCTCGTGATTCTTTACCTCTCGTTTGAGTTTGTGTTCACAGTTGCCGCTCCATTTCAGGACGCCATTGACTTCATATTCAACGGAAAGGATGTTGCCAGCGGCCATATAAACGGACTCATTGACATATCATACAACTGGATGGCTTCCTTCATGCCATCCTGGGCATCCTCCTTCATAAACTACGGAATGTTCAGGGGCCTTGCCGCGGTGCTCACATTCACACCCATAATAATGCTCCTGTTCCTCATTTTATCCATCTTGGAGGATTCGGGCTATCTTGCAAGGGTGGCGTTCCTGATGGACAGACTTATGAGGAAAATAGGAATGGAGGGGCGTGGGATCATATCCCTCATGCTGGGTTTTGGCTGCAATGTGCCAGCCGTTATGAGCACCAGAGCACTTAAAAATGAGAGGGAAAGAAAGTTGAGTATTGCACTCAACCCGCTAATTCCCTGTGGTGCACGCATACAGGTTTTTGCATTTCTCACATCCATATTCTTTGAGCGCCACCAGGCACTTGTGCTCTGGTCCCTCCTCCTGCTCTCCATGGTCGTTGTGGCTCTTCTTGGTTACATTTACAGCAAAACGATATTCAAGGGCAGGGCAGAGCCATTCGTGATGGAACTCCCACCATACAGGGTACCCTCAGTGAAGGGGATACTTATTCACATGTGGGAGAAAAGTGAGGGTTTCCTTCGCAAGGCCGGAACAATAATAATAGGGGCTGCAGGGATAATATGGCTCCTGGCCGCACTGCCATGGGGGGTGAAATTTGGGGGACCTGAAAGTTACATTGGCCAATTTGCAAAATTTATGGGTCCCCTGGGCGCACCGTTTGGCATCACCCCCGAGGCCATAATAGCACTGTTCTTCGGATTTTTCGCAAAGGAGGTTGTGATCACCGCTTTTTACTCAATATATCAGACCAAGGCAGCCATGATGGCAGCCATGACTCCCCTTCAGGCCTATTCCCTTCTGGCATTCATCCTGTTCTACACACCCTGCGTTGCCACACTTGCCACAATATACAACGAAACGAGAAGCAAAAAATTCGTTCTTTTCGTGATTGCTGAGGGTTTTGCCCTGGCAATGCTTTTCTCCTTCCTTATTTACAACATCGGCTCTCTTCTGGGGGTGGGCTCTTGA
- a CDS encoding DUF835 domain-containing protein, with the protein MDLLCFHSSADVRNKISMHLKNMDFKFRCYDVKPYKDIISLHKKYNPSIILTELHSENIEILEEDMFVVPLVRHVNRSLITKYANRDFIIIDESLANFKTIFMGILISHRDKRSVSKLLRLKRIAKNMIYAYGFEWGKTFIVRREFERKIYDIIPKFMTGNINLFMALRNLANAPKIRGAKVVWVTDIVGKDRIKPHNLTILTDSIIRFIEENENAIVLVDCVEYLLLYNDFINVLRNIELINSYVMEKNAILIIITDNNAYTNKEYSLLRRYAIEWSGE; encoded by the coding sequence ATGGACCTACTCTGCTTCCACAGCAGTGCCGATGTGCGGAATAAAATCTCCATGCATTTGAAAAATATGGATTTCAAATTCAGATGCTATGATGTTAAACCTTACAAGGATATAATTTCTCTTCATAAAAAATACAACCCCTCCATAATTCTAACTGAACTCCACAGCGAGAATATTGAAATCCTGGAAGAAGATATGTTCGTGGTACCCCTGGTTAGGCACGTTAACAGGTCTCTTATAACAAAGTATGCAAACAGGGATTTTATAATAATTGATGAAAGCCTTGCTAATTTCAAAACCATTTTTATGGGAATTCTCATCTCGCACAGGGATAAGAGAAGTGTAAGTAAACTGTTGAGGTTAAAAAGGATTGCAAAAAACATGATTTACGCTTACGGCTTTGAATGGGGAAAGACCTTCATTGTGCGAAGAGAGTTTGAGAGAAAAATCTACGACATCATTCCAAAATTTATGACAGGTAACATAAATCTCTTCATGGCACTGAGAAACCTTGCTAATGCTCCCAAAATCAGAGGTGCTAAGGTTGTATGGGTCACAGATATCGTGGGCAAAGACAGAATAAAGCCCCACAACCTGACCATTCTGACGGATAGCATAATAAGGTTCATTGAAGAGAATGAAAATGCCATAGTTCTTGTGGACTGCGTGGAGTATCTCCTCCTATATAACGATTTCATCAATGTGCTCAGAAACATAGAACTCATAAACAGTTATGTGATGGAGAAGAATGCAATCCTCATTATCATAACTGATAATAATGCCTATACAAACAAGGAGTATTCTTTATTAAGGAGATATGCAATAGAGTGGTCAGGAGAGTGA
- the radA gene encoding DNA repair and recombination protein RadA: MDLTKKKEEKEEFTLEDLPGVGPTTAEKLRDAGYTDLIELAVASPKDLADVAGIGEGVAQKIILAARKYANVGGFETGDVIYERRKNVTKLTTGSPEFDRLLGGGLETQAITEFFGEFGSGKTQIMHQLAVNVQLPADKGGLEGHAIYIDTENTFRPERIKQMAEALGLDPIDSLKKIHVARAFNSNHQILLVDKAMELAKEYPVRLLIVDSLTAHFRAEYVGRGSLAERQQLLNKHMHDLLKFADLNNAVVAVTNQVAANPGMMFGDPTQPIGGHIVGHTATYRIYLRKSRGNKRVARLIDSPALPDGEVVIKIVEEGIRDA; this comes from the coding sequence ATGGATTTGACAAAAAAGAAGGAAGAGAAAGAAGAGTTCACCCTGGAGGATTTGCCCGGTGTGGGGCCAACCACGGCCGAGAAGCTGCGTGATGCCGGTTATACCGATTTAATTGAACTGGCAGTGGCATCTCCGAAGGACCTTGCTGATGTTGCCGGTATAGGAGAAGGCGTGGCTCAGAAGATAATTCTCGCCGCCAGGAAGTACGCCAATGTTGGAGGCTTTGAGACGGGTGATGTTATTTACGAGCGCAGAAAGAATGTTACAAAACTCACAACGGGCTCTCCCGAATTTGACAGGCTACTTGGTGGTGGTCTTGAAACCCAGGCCATAACAGAGTTCTTCGGCGAGTTCGGCTCGGGCAAGACTCAGATCATGCATCAACTTGCCGTCAACGTTCAGTTACCCGCTGACAAGGGCGGTCTGGAGGGGCATGCCATATATATTGACACGGAAAACACTTTCAGGCCTGAAAGAATAAAGCAGATGGCAGAGGCTCTTGGACTTGATCCCATTGATTCACTCAAGAAGATACATGTGGCAAGGGCATTCAATTCAAATCACCAGATTCTCCTTGTGGATAAGGCCATGGAACTGGCAAAGGAGTATCCCGTCCGGCTTCTCATTGTGGATTCTCTGACAGCCCATTTCAGAGCGGAGTATGTTGGTAGGGGTTCTCTGGCAGAGAGACAGCAGTTGCTCAATAAGCATATGCATGATCTTCTGAAATTTGCAGATCTCAACAACGCCGTTGTGGCCGTGACAAATCAGGTGGCTGCCAATCCGGGTATGATGTTTGGAGATCCGACCCAGCCCATTGGAGGCCATATTGTTGGGCACACAGCCACTTACCGGATATACCTTCGTAAGAGCAGGGGCAACAAGAGGGTTGCAAGGCTCATAGACTCTCCCGCGTTACCCGATGGAGAGGTTGTCATAAAAATAGTTGAGGAGGGAATAAGGGACGCTTAA
- a CDS encoding ferrous iron transport protein A: protein MKLSELKPGETGVVTKVGGYGAIHRRLLSMGILPGTVIRVARYSPFGDPIECEVRGVFVSLRKSEADYIEIDRIVPLHLIPMGKRVRVVTLDGGMGFIRNMARIGISPGKMVEILKPCCPMVVRTDVGEFYVGRGEAYRIYVR, encoded by the coding sequence GTGAAACTCAGTGAACTGAAACCCGGGGAAACAGGCGTTGTTACCAAGGTTGGCGGTTACGGTGCAATACACCGCAGGCTGCTATCCATGGGCATACTCCCCGGCACGGTGATCAGAGTTGCCCGGTATTCACCCTTTGGAGATCCAATTGAATGTGAGGTTAGGGGCGTTTTCGTATCCCTGAGGAAGAGTGAGGCGGACTATATAGAGATAGATAGAATTGTACCCCTTCATCTTATACCCATGGGGAAGAGAGTGCGAGTGGTCACTCTGGATGGAGGCATGGGGTTCATAAGGAACATGGCCAGAATTGGAATATCCCCCGGCAAAATGGTGGAGATTTTGAAACCCTGCTGCCCCATGGTCGTGAGAACCGATGTGGGAGAGTTCTACGTTGGGAGGGGAGAGGCGTACAGAATTTATGTGAGGTGA
- the gap gene encoding type I glyceraldehyde-3-phosphate dehydrogenase → MVRVAINGFGRIGRLVFRIGYKEMDIVAINDITDAKTLAHLLKYDTNYGKFDGQVDYTENSIIVNGREIPVFSERDPENLPWKDLGVDIVVESTGVFRSRDKAAKHLKAGAKKVIITAPAKGQPADVTIVLGVNHEMYDPERHDVISNASCTTNCLAPVAKVLHENFGIEYGLMTTVHSYTNDQRVLDLPHRDLRRARAAAQNIIPTTTGAAKAIGLVLPELDGKMHGISIRVPTSTVSIVDLVVEVEKPVTEDEVREAFKRAAEGELKGILQYVDEPLVSSDFKGNSHSAMYDASETYVRGNLVKVLAWYDNEYGYAARVVDLVKYISRWL, encoded by the coding sequence GTGGTGAGGGTTGCAATAAACGGATTTGGGAGGATTGGCAGGCTTGTTTTTAGGATTGGGTATAAAGAGATGGACATAGTGGCAATAAACGACATAACGGACGCGAAAACTCTCGCACATCTGCTCAAATACGATACCAACTACGGGAAATTTGATGGCCAGGTGGATTACACGGAGAACAGCATAATTGTCAATGGTCGGGAAATACCAGTTTTCAGCGAGCGGGATCCGGAGAATCTTCCGTGGAAAGATCTTGGTGTTGATATCGTTGTTGAGAGCACCGGTGTTTTCCGCTCGCGGGACAAGGCTGCAAAGCACCTGAAAGCGGGGGCGAAGAAGGTAATTATAACTGCTCCTGCGAAGGGCCAGCCCGCGGATGTTACCATAGTGCTTGGAGTCAATCATGAGATGTACGATCCTGAGAGGCACGATGTGATAAGCAACGCCTCCTGTACAACGAATTGCCTTGCACCTGTGGCGAAGGTGCTTCACGAGAATTTTGGAATTGAATACGGGCTGATGACAACTGTGCATTCATACACAAATGATCAGAGAGTGCTTGATTTACCTCACAGGGATTTGAGAAGAGCAAGAGCCGCTGCTCAGAATATCATACCAACAACCACGGGTGCCGCAAAGGCCATAGGTCTTGTGCTCCCTGAGCTTGATGGAAAGATGCATGGCATATCGATCCGTGTGCCTACAAGCACGGTAAGCATTGTTGATCTTGTTGTGGAGGTTGAGAAGCCCGTTACCGAGGATGAGGTGCGCGAAGCGTTCAAACGCGCTGCTGAGGGTGAGTTAAAAGGCATATTGCAGTACGTGGATGAGCCTCTGGTATCTTCAGATTTCAAGGGCAATTCCCACAGTGCCATGTACGATGCCTCGGAGACCTACGTGCGGGGAAACCTTGTCAAGGTGCTTGCCTGGTACGATAACGAGTACGGCTACGCTGCCCGTGTGGTTGATCTCGTTAAATACATTTCAAGGTGGCTGTGA
- a CDS encoding winged helix DNA-binding protein produces the protein MIKEVLRGIDSGKTLAEIAEELNMEYSALLGMVEHLEKMGYLHSSERSGDMLLMCKTCALYRVCSKHGPKIYYLTEKGKRAIK, from the coding sequence ATGATCAAGGAGGTGCTCAGGGGCATAGATTCTGGAAAAACTCTTGCAGAGATTGCAGAGGAACTCAATATGGAATATTCCGCCCTCCTTGGAATGGTTGAACATCTTGAGAAGATGGGTTATCTACATTCATCGGAGCGCAGCGGTGATATGCTTCTCATGTGCAAAACCTGCGCCCTTTACAGGGTGTGTTCAAAGCACGGGCCAAAAATTTATTATCTCACTGAGAAGGGAAAGAGGGCAATAAAATAA
- a CDS encoding aldehyde ferredoxin oxidoreductase family protein, which translates to MNGYGRILRVNLNDKSAKTEELPPEIARKFLGGLGIAAYYLYKEVPKGADPLGEENKIFIAPGLLTPFGVPTASKTSLTSKSPLTGGFGRTVVGAPMGVELKKAGYEMLIIEGKSDEPVIIRIEDENVSIEPAKDLWGMDTRETQEKLKKKYGKVSTAVIGPAGENLSRISGIDFEERQAARNGIGAVFGSKKLKGIVVKGTKKPEPYDAAKLRKLIAKWAKIIKDHPATKDDMGYGSGEFLRWMNLERGTFPTRNWQWGYFQSFYDRAKEGELLGIDPYYWVPKFRSGRNPCPNCTKPCSQVFKLTKYKPGVETDGPEYETLYSLGGELEIDDPEAVAYLNLLCDLYGLDTISAGVTIGWAMEAYERGLLTKEDTDGLDLRFGNVEAAAEALRKMAYREGNLGKLLADGSKRAAERLGKGSDKFAIHVKGQELPAYDVRGIKGMALAMAVSYRGACHLTAGVYGTELVGRWWKFDGIDRLSAENKGFEVKTHEDLMQVYDALGVCKFSRHMYFLEGFPELIHAVTGFEMSNAGLMVIGERIYNVARAFNVREGFDRKDDTLPWRIMHEPIPKGKSAGSYVKPKELEHMLDEYYQARGWSEDGVPTKAKLVSLDLEDIAEEIGVGH; encoded by the coding sequence ATGAACGGTTACGGTAGAATTTTGAGGGTAAATCTCAATGATAAGAGTGCGAAAACTGAGGAATTGCCTCCCGAGATTGCAAGGAAATTTTTGGGTGGACTTGGAATTGCCGCCTATTATCTCTACAAGGAGGTTCCAAAGGGCGCAGATCCCCTGGGTGAGGAAAACAAGATATTCATCGCCCCGGGCCTATTAACTCCCTTTGGCGTGCCAACAGCATCCAAGACCTCTCTCACTTCCAAGTCCCCGCTTACTGGCGGATTCGGACGCACAGTTGTTGGAGCACCGATGGGTGTGGAACTCAAAAAGGCGGGCTACGAGATGCTCATAATTGAGGGAAAGAGCGATGAGCCTGTGATAATAAGAATTGAGGATGAGAATGTGAGCATAGAGCCCGCCAAAGACCTCTGGGGTATGGATACAAGGGAAACGCAGGAAAAATTGAAGAAGAAGTACGGAAAGGTGAGCACCGCCGTTATAGGGCCTGCGGGCGAGAACCTAAGCAGGATAAGTGGCATAGACTTTGAGGAGAGGCAGGCAGCCAGGAACGGTATAGGCGCGGTTTTTGGCTCAAAGAAGTTGAAGGGTATAGTGGTAAAGGGCACCAAGAAGCCCGAGCCATACGATGCTGCAAAATTGAGAAAACTCATAGCCAAATGGGCCAAGATAATAAAGGATCACCCGGCCACCAAGGACGATATGGGCTACGGAAGCGGAGAATTTTTGAGATGGATGAATCTTGAGCGTGGCACATTCCCAACAAGGAACTGGCAGTGGGGATACTTCCAGAGTTTCTACGACAGGGCCAAGGAGGGGGAGTTGCTGGGCATAGACCCATATTACTGGGTTCCAAAGTTCAGAAGCGGTAGAAATCCATGTCCAAACTGTACCAAGCCATGCTCCCAGGTGTTCAAACTGACAAAGTACAAGCCAGGAGTGGAAACGGATGGACCTGAATACGAGACCCTTTACTCCCTGGGTGGAGAACTTGAAATTGATGACCCTGAGGCTGTGGCCTACCTGAATCTTCTCTGCGATCTATACGGGCTGGATACAATATCAGCCGGAGTGACCATCGGCTGGGCCATGGAGGCCTACGAGCGTGGATTGCTCACAAAAGAAGACACTGATGGCTTGGATTTGAGATTTGGGAATGTTGAGGCCGCCGCTGAAGCACTTCGCAAAATGGCCTACCGTGAGGGAAATCTGGGCAAATTACTGGCCGATGGAAGCAAGAGAGCCGCCGAAAGATTGGGAAAGGGAAGTGATAAATTTGCCATACATGTAAAGGGCCAAGAATTGCCAGCATACGATGTCCGCGGCATAAAGGGAATGGCCCTTGCAATGGCCGTATCCTATCGTGGTGCATGCCATCTTACCGCCGGTGTGTATGGCACGGAACTGGTGGGCAGATGGTGGAAATTTGATGGCATAGATAGATTGAGTGCCGAGAACAAGGGATTTGAGGTGAAAACCCACGAGGATCTTATGCAGGTGTACGATGCCCTTGGTGTATGCAAGTTCTCAAGGCACATGTACTTCCTTGAAGGGTTCCCTGAATTGATTCATGCTGTAACGGGATTTGAAATGAGCAACGCAGGACTCATGGTCATTGGAGAACGCATATACAACGTTGCCCGTGCCTTCAATGTCCGAGAGGGATTTGACCGCAAGGATGATACCCTACCATGGCGCATAATGCATGAGCCCATACCAAAGGGCAAGAGTGCGGGCTCCTATGTTAAACCCAAGGAACTTGAGCATATGCTGGACGAGTACTACCAGGCAAGGGGTTGGAGCGAGGACGGAGTGCCAACCAAGGCCAAACTGGTCTCGCTGGATCTTGAGGATATAGCGGAAGAAATTGGCGTGGGCCATTAG
- the cysS gene encoding cysteine--tRNA ligase yields the protein MGDIYIYDTLSGERRKFEPFHPGRVGIYVCGPTTYDYAHIGHARPAIMFDVLRRFLEYMGYDVILISNITDVDDKIINKANELGKDPIEMAHYYAQEYLKDMDSLRVRRPNIIPKATRHMEEIINLVKTLIEKGYAYESGGDVYFSVEKFKNYGKLSHRKMEDMLAGARVEVSDKKRNPLDFALWKAAKPGEPHWPSPWGPGRPGWHIECSAMSMTYLGSTLDIHGGGADLIFPHHENEIAQSEAATGKPFARYWMHVGLVRFEKEKMSKSIGNVFLIRDFLKKYPPEVLRLMYLNSHYRKPYDFSEKNITDTIPLLEKIWSTYQILKKSASGGDASEQTKMRIRNAKRSIISALSDDFNTREALAEYLNFVNYAKDLHGPDARAALEFLGEMDYIFDLLPRGTGGDKEEKLIGLLLEVRNEERRRKNYDIADYIREQLEKMGIKIEDTKEGTRWYLI from the coding sequence ATGGGGGATATTTACATCTACGATACGCTCAGCGGCGAGAGAAGGAAGTTTGAGCCCTTTCATCCGGGAAGGGTGGGCATTTACGTTTGCGGACCAACAACCTACGATTATGCACATATAGGCCACGCCAGGCCCGCAATTATGTTCGATGTCCTCAGGAGATTCTTGGAATACATGGGCTACGATGTTATCCTCATATCCAACATCACCGATGTTGATGACAAGATAATAAACAAGGCAAATGAACTGGGCAAGGATCCCATAGAGATGGCCCATTACTACGCGCAGGAGTACCTAAAAGACATGGACTCTTTAAGAGTGCGCCGTCCAAACATTATACCCAAGGCCACGAGGCACATGGAAGAGATTATAAACCTCGTAAAAACCCTGATTGAGAAGGGATACGCCTATGAGAGTGGTGGAGATGTGTATTTCTCTGTTGAAAAATTCAAGAATTATGGCAAATTGTCACACAGAAAAATGGAGGATATGCTAGCAGGCGCAAGGGTTGAGGTGAGCGATAAAAAACGCAACCCCCTTGATTTTGCACTCTGGAAAGCGGCAAAGCCCGGAGAGCCCCACTGGCCCTCTCCCTGGGGTCCAGGGCGCCCTGGATGGCATATAGAGTGCAGTGCAATGAGCATGACCTATCTCGGTTCAACCCTGGATATCCATGGCGGCGGTGCAGATTTGATTTTTCCCCACCATGAGAATGAGATTGCCCAGAGCGAGGCTGCAACAGGTAAGCCCTTTGCAAGGTATTGGATGCATGTTGGCCTGGTTAGATTTGAGAAGGAAAAAATGAGCAAGAGCATAGGCAACGTGTTCCTAATTCGTGATTTTCTCAAGAAGTACCCGCCGGAGGTGCTGCGCCTCATGTACCTGAACTCCCATTATCGCAAACCCTACGATTTCAGCGAGAAGAATATCACAGATACCATTCCTCTTCTTGAAAAAATATGGAGCACATACCAAATACTTAAAAAATCGGCCAGTGGGGGAGATGCATCAGAGCAGACGAAAATGAGAATAAGGAATGCGAAGAGAAGCATAATTTCGGCCCTGAGCGATGATTTCAACACCAGAGAGGCCCTGGCCGAGTACCTGAACTTCGTGAACTACGCAAAGGATCTCCATGGTCCTGATGCAAGAGCGGCCCTTGAATTCCTTGGGGAGATGGATTATATATTTGATCTGCTGCCGAGGGGTACGGGAGGAGATAAGGAGGAAAAACTCATAGGGCTGCTCCTTGAAGTAAGGAATGAGGAACGCAGGAGAAAGAACTACGACATTGCAGATTACATCCGGGAGCAACTGGAAAAAATGGGAATAAAAATAGAGGATACAAAAGAAGGTACCAGATGGTACCTCATTTAA